DNA from Clarias gariepinus isolate MV-2021 ecotype Netherlands chromosome 23, CGAR_prim_01v2, whole genome shotgun sequence:
tttaggtGACATGAGGTGTTGACATGAATAAAAAACTTCACCTCACAGAGCGGCAGGTGAAGAACACAATCCTTTTCAGCCTTTTATTGTGGAAGAAATAGTTGAAAGACCACAGGTTGCCTTCTTCTCCATACGGGTCAGAATCAAGGTCTGGATTATAACTGGAATTATGACAGAAATTGTCTTTTAATAGCACTAATTTATCCtaataacaaaacacagagtAAAACAGAGTGATCTAGATTTATCATTAATCACTAAACACTgagatttttatcattttttaaaataaaagtcagtTGTACCTGTAAATGTCACACTCTGTCAGACTAATCTCACTGTCAATGGCCTCCCAAAGCTGGGGCTGCAAACGACTGTATGCCTCCCCTGCAGCAGCAGACAAGCTACTATTCACAGCATTAAAcacctgaagaaaaaaaaaacaccactatAAAATAGATTGTTTCCAGCTGtttgttttaataacatttgTATGCATGGGAATTTCCCTACCCAATTGACACTGGGCTCTCTACTGAAGTCATGTCCTCTGGTGCGGCTGAAGTCATAGTCTGGTCTGAAAGACTCGTTGAGAGTGGCAATCAAGTAGAACAGAGTCTTCCTGCTGCACTTATCAGAAAGTGGACCCTCTGCTTCATCACCACTTTGACTGTGACTAAGCCTAAAAGTGCATGTGCATTTGTATGTATGCAGACAGACACGCAGACGCACGCACGCAGACACACGCACGCAGACGCACGCACGCAGACGCACGCACGCAGACGCACGCACGCAGACGCACGCACGCAGACGCACGCACGCAGACGCACGCACGCAGACGCACGCACGCAGACACACGCACGcagacacacattttatttatataaaaaaattaaattagagcatgcattttttttgcccAGTCATTGTATGTGTTTACAGTCAGATTAAAGTGCCTGACtccaaaaaatgtaatttattattcaCCCCCAAAGTATAACCTTTCGAGATGTTATAATGGAGTAAATAGCAAACAgctaataaaattttcttttgcttAGCCTTATTTTCTTCTACTTCCCCAACTCACTATGTGCTGAAAATAACCAAAATTAATAGTCTTACTTATCTATggctgtttgtttttacatcatTAGTCAGCAAAAAAACCAGTAACCTTCTGACACCATTAGAACAAATTAGCATAAATACTTACTGCTGTACTTTTCCCCATCcattatgtacaaaattaaaGTTCTTGTAAAGCTTATACAGATTGGCATGTCTGCTACACTGTGGGTAATCAGATAATTACAAAAATAGGTCTATATTTTTTCACTAGTTTCTGCTGCTTTAAAGAGCAAGAGAAGTTTGTTTAAACTTAGAGGGCCAAACCAAAGTACAGCCATAAATCCTTTAGCACGCAGTATTGTGCACTTCCTCCTAACTCTCACAATAGCCATGAATAAAATTCTTAAGACCTAATCCCTaatttttaaaggttaaatatAAAGCTACGGGTGACAGAATTTAAACAGTATTTTCTCGAATAAGTATTTCCTACCAAAACATTGACCTAGACTCTTTTACATCCTGTATAATTTTGCAGTTCACCACACAGCAGCTGTGGTGAACACTTGCTGTTCAATTTTTGCTAGATTGGCAAAATACATCACAAGTTCCATCTCATGCACAAGCTCTACAGACCTATAGATCATTTTCCCCTTATCATGAAAAAGGCATTTCAGCCTGCaaaacactattattattattatttctttttttactattttgtgttaACTCTCTAGACAGGTGTCTATAAAAATTCCCTGAGGATCAGCATTTCTTTAAATACTCAATCTATCCTATCTGGTACTAACCACCAAGCCAAAGTTAAAAGTCATAGAAATGACCTTTAAAAATTTTGATGGAAACATTAACTCAGAATCTTGACCTGTAACTGCTGTCATGTGCTTGGATGACTACATAACTATAGTAGATCAGTTCCTATTAAAGTGATGTGTGTAAAAGCAGAACCCAAATGTGGCATACAGGTTTCATATAGGGGCAGCATTTCAGTGTACGTACTTGTTAGGACTGATTCCAGATGATTGAGGAGGGGACAGAGCTTCCAGCACATGAGGCAGTCCTTCCTGACAGAATTGCTTAAACATCTGCTTGTCTTCACCTGCCATTTTGCAGGAGTAACTTTCAATCCTATAGGAAAAAACAGAATTGCAAAAtacaatactatatatatatatatatatatatatatatatatatatatatatatatatatatatacactcagcaaaaaaagaaacgtcctttaactttaaactgtttttactttcagtaagcttaatgtgtaaatatttgtatgaacactaaaagagtcaacaccataagacataaactaaaaatgtttcacaatgtgtccctgaatgaaggaaggctcaaaatcaaaagtaccagtcagtatctggtgtggccaccagctgcttaaaGTACTGCAGTTCATCTTCTCCttatggactgcctattgcggacagtctgagcactgatggagggattgtgtgatCCTGGTGTGACtggggcagttgttgtggccatcctgtacctgtcatgcaggtgtgatattcggatgtaccgatcctgtgcaggtgttgttacacgtggtcttccactgcgaggatgattagctgtccttcctgtctccctgtagcgccgtcttaggcgtctcacagtgcggacatggcaatttattgccctagccacatcagcagtcctcatgcctccctgcagcatgcctaatgcacgttcacgcagatgatcagggaccctgggcatctttctttgggtgtttttcacagtcagtagacaagtctcttttgtgtcctgcgtttttagaactgtgaccttaaatgcctactttctgtaagctgttaaggtcttaatgaccattccacaggtgcatgttaattaattgattatggttaattgaacatgcatggaaaacattgtttaaaccctttacaatgaagatctgtagttatttggatttttacaacattattgttgaaatacacagtcctgaaaaagggacgtttctttttttgctcaatatatatatatatatatatatatatatatatatatatatatatagaaaaaatacaaattagggaaaaaaaaacagaaaatttgaaaaaaattagattcaatcatgaatcgcaattcttttgtgtggtgatTTACGTATCACCACACTgattccaaaatcttttttttttttcaacgcaCACATTTGATTAGCCTTTTTCTTTAGACTCGAACACAATCATTATACTagcttacaccagtctcaaacaCCACGATAGCTTATTAATCGAAAATCGCGCACTGTCAACTTGAGTTTTGgaaaagcatttaaaggagtAAAACGTTGCCGTTTCTTTATAATGCTAGAGGAGGTACACTGAACTATTCCCACAATTTCATCCAGTGTGTTAAAGAGTTAGTTGTTTGCTGAGTCTGttcagaaataataattatggatAATTATGGATACTCAGATACTGTCAAATGTTAACTCTAACAAACAGTTTAAAAGGTTAAAcccttgtatttgaagttagtttgtattgtctaaatgatttttttaagatGAAAAAACTAATGCTATAAGGAACGAACTACGTATAATACAGGTTCgcggggggtctggagcctatcccacgagacttagggcatgagacaatgccaatccatcgcagggcacagacacatacacacacacaccacaggcaattttTGAGAAATGCCAATTaccataatctgcatgtctttgggaggaaaccggagtacatgcaaactccagtaaaatcgtgatacttacaaAATCGCAATTTTAATCGAATCGCCACCCAGTtatcatgataatattatatcgtgaggtgactggtgattcccaccactaatatttatacatatttagcAGCACTGCCAAGGAGTAAGCAATGCCCTTTACCCTCAAAAAACCACAGGTAGACAGTTTGACGTAACATACATCAAGGAACATTTAACAcattcactaacacacaccatcTCAtgcttattttctacattccacaGTTTAAGCACTCATAAAGCACAGTTTACTGATgacaaaacaatgaacaaagaaaaaatagaataaataaataacttaattaCCTTCCAATTATCTTACAGTTTCCAGTCTCTATGGTGAGCTGAGTATTAATGGCCTCAAAACTCGAATTTTCCAAAAGcttcattgtttgtttgtttgtttgttccaacAATCTCACACAAACAGCTCGGGGAGCCACACTTTATTACAACATTATACCTAAACGCACAGACTAACAGCGTTGACTCGTTAACTAGATAATTTCCATAGGAACAGTATTTTGCAAATCATGTGcgacaagagaaaaaaaagaaaaaaagaagagtagCGCAGTCTATTAATGAGTGTCGTCTGCACACACGGCTAGCGGTATTGTTCGTGTGCTTCCTGCAGCTCGATGTCTAATAAATAACGTTATATCTTCCTTCTTACTGTGAAATTTCCAGTACCTCCAATTAAAAGTAAAACTGCGAAGAAAATTAGGCATCCCAGCTACTATATCAGACTTTACGCAGAGGCGAAAGGCTTCTATAAGCCTTCTCTTATGCGCGTTGTTTTCTTAAATAGAGACACACTGTTGTTTATGTTTCTGTTTATAATATTAGCTACACAGCTAGCAATGTCTTTTcagacttcttcttcttctacttcttcttcAACGATTCTGTTTCACTTGGAGTTTGGCATCCAGAGAAaggtgcattaccgccacctaccGGATTGGAGTGGGGACCAGACGATTGACAGGACAACAGACTAgagcttaataataataataataataataataaaaaattcttacaTTCTTATTCTTAGATACATTATTGGATGTATCTCAAGGTGGtgaagtggttagcacagtgggttcacacctccagggtcaatgcagattaggctaattgccaatgaaatggcaccctgtccagagtgtaccctgcctcaacCTTGTCTTTAAATAGGTATTATAACTGACTGTTTCCATTTTGTTGGTATTTTTACTATGTTCCAGATTTTATTGAATAGTTTCAGTACTGCCATGAGTGAGCTGTTCCCCATACGTAACATTAAGTAGCATATTGCCTCATTACCTGGTGTTTCAGTGATTGATATGGTTTAGCTATAATTTagccctaactgatgcagtgagtagcttctctttTCTTGAACATCCAGGGGAGAAGTattatcctgtattcatggCAAAGCATGATATTCATAttactcaataaaaaaaagtgtcaaattattgtcctgcatcatcTTTGAGGGAGGAGCGtggtcagaattttttttaataattttaattacttaacattttgGTAGGGAGCATATAGAATGACTGTGAATCACTGGCGAAATCATGTGgtgtgatgagtccagatttaccctgtttcAAAGTGATGGACGCTTCAGGTAAGAAGAAAGGCGGGTGAAGTGATGCATCATGCTTAGTTTCCACACACAAGCatgtgggggcagtgttatgatctggggttacttctgttggtcaggtctaggttcagcaatgttaCATGCCCAAAAATTTAAGGTCAGCTGCCTACCTAAATATATACAGAATGACGACTTACCAGGTTTTTTcaatcaatggatttttttgtttcttgatgGCATGAttgcacaggcatattccaacatgacaataCTGGGATTCATCAAATTGTGAAACAGTGGTTCAGAGAGCATCAGACATCATTTTtgcacatggattggccaccacagagtccagatctTAACCAcactgagaatctttgggatgcgCTGGAGATGTTATGCAGGAATCCGACTCCCCCATCATCAATGCAAGAGACAATCACTATTTCCTTGGTCTTCATGATCTTCAGCTGGGCTACAGCAGCCGGGGACCACACTGTTTGGCAGACTGACAATGTGCATGGCCTCACCAACACTGAATAATGTGAGGCTGGATCAATATTGCCTGCTCCGATTAGTCTGGATTTCCGCTGTGAAATTCAGATAGTATGGCCAAAAATTGGcacaaacaacatgaaagcagtGATCCATTCTGCCTTGTATCAACAGTtcaggctgctgctggtggtgtaatggtgtgggggatattTTCTTGGCACTTACACGAAATGAgtttttaaatgccacaggcacATACAcagagtattgttgctgacatccctttatgaccacataACACACCActtcacaaagctaaaatgatTTTACTGTACTCAATGGGCCTCCATAGCCACCAGAtttcaatccaatagagcaccttCGGGATGTGGTGGAACCGAACCTGCAGGAACTGTGATGCTATCCTGTCAATATGGACAGAAATCTCTAAGGGATGTGTCCTCAAAGACTTTGGGCAGTTCCGAAGTAAAGATGGGGTACAACCCTGTATTAGTACGGTATACCCAAGGATATGGCCAgtgagtatatactgtatactttcatgcaattatataatataattgtaattgtgttgttttaaaatattagagcaaattataaacttttttgCAAGGTGCTAAAGGAGCTAAACTCCATTAAGACAGTAAACAGTGAGCAAGAGCTAAGAGGTAGCTGTAATAACTGCTGCACAAATAAACTGCTCTGGAAGGCAACAATTTTAATTTGGATTCAACTGCAAAtcaagaataaacaaaaaatgtcaaagaatttttttttttttttttttacagaaaatgtttttgattaagTGTTTCACAAAGCTGCAAATAAACCAACCATGATGTAGATGCCAGATATAACTTCCTGTGTAAAAGCATAGGTTAAGCGAGTCATCTTGACTACAAACAATGCAGAGACAATGACTATCTGAATAAGTACTTAAATCTACCACGGGTAAAAATATCTGGAAAGGTAACAGTCCCTGAGAACCTttacaaacagtaaaaaaaaaaaaaaaaaagtcaaagaatGAAAGAGGAACAATTGCTCATCAATAACTTGGACATGAAATATGAATAACAGTTTAAACATAAGCTTAAATGCAGAGcaaaatacatacaatatataatatatttgacAAACACCCAAAGATTGAAAATAAATCTATACCATCCATTCATAAATTCAAGACACTATTTTAATATCACACTAACTTTtcagtaaaataatattatcaGTCTAGTCATTAAACATTATCAAATCCAGTTTAAAATGATGGAAATGAATTAGGATGTACCAGAGCATGGATGATTAGGACATCACTTTTCTTCCTGATCCTGCATTATTTCTTAGCTCAAAAAAGCATACATGGTATACAAAACACTTTCTgcataaatattacacaatttGCTGCAAGTTCTTTGTATTACTCAGCAAATCAGGTACAATAAACAAGCTATAAATGTACAGTGGGATCAAATAAGAATTGATCAGCAGGTTATAATTTAATGGCTCAATAGATTTAAGATTTTTACAACAGCCATTAATATTGACATGAATTACTGTGAAAATATATGCAAATatgcaatatttaaaacatttaaatattgaaaaacAGAGCAGAAACCTAAACGGTAAACTAACATTTCaacaacagtaaaaataaaacattttaatccatgtttaaaatagttttttttttttattccccagCTGAAGTCATGGTATTGATGACAAATAGCTTTACATGATTTAGTGAATGAAAAGAAGTATTCCCTGAGTTTAGCTGTCAATCATCTCAGAAAGCTCCAACAAGAGGTCATCCTCGCCTTTGCCTGGGTCCAGCTCAAGTTCATCCTCCAGCCGATCATCAGTGAATTCATCCAGCAGGTCATCAAACTCATCCATAGAGGAGTTTGCTGTAGGAGCAGTGCTACGTGCAGAAGCCAAACTTGCCCGACGTGTCCGAGAGGGAGTCTTAATGACAGGGCTACAAAAATATCATAgaatataaatacaataagaAAATTAGTGAATTATGtctagaattaaataaaaactatccAAGCAATCAATCAACTTGCTGGttgcaagtttaaaaaaaaaacatgtatatttttaagcCCTTTTTctgcttgtgctttttttttttttttttttttttacaggattttATTTAAGAATCATAACAATAAGGCTCTGTAAACACAACCGTAATGCTGCCATGCAcagaaataataatcatcagGATATATTAATAGTATACTGATAGTATTGATTGATTGCTTTTATGAAACGTGGCACAGTGATAGAGTGCAAAGCTTAAGGGATTTACGTTATTTATGGTGTTCTTACATCCCTacttccatccttccatccaggACACCCATCGAgtcaaatctttaaattttgaTATGCCAATAGCTTTATCCCCACTGGTCAAAAAGCAAAAATTGCCCACTTGCCCactatggaaaaaaacaaaaacgaaacTCCACAAAAGctgcagacatttttttttttttttaccaaacttTGTATGCACCCTTATTGTTGAGAGCCCTAGCTGGCCAATGAATATGAAGGTGCTACACTAGTTTCTCACAGTCATGTGGTACAATCAATTATAGGTAATAGTTGAtagatttatataaataaataagttgcaATCATGATCCAatcaaaaatgaaaacatgtgAACTATTATACAAACAAATTTCACTCCAAAGATCCACTGGAGGCACTTTGCCTgccattttattacttttattattgaagtatatgtaaaaaaattcttttcacGTCTTCTGCAAACTtaagagcttttttttcttttccaaatcGTACTAAATTGTGCGATATGCAAGAGCACCACCAAGTGGTGCAATACGTCTTTGCACATACTGGCTGCTCGGTTGTGCTTGTTATCAATTTTGGTGTCTGTATGTCCAATAGGTTGTCTGTGGCATGTCAAGAAATGGTGGTGATGTTGCCAAAGAGCAAACAGACCTGTATGCTGGCGATTCTTTGTCATACAAGATTAAAATTTAAGGCAGCTGGTGGGCACAGCCCCTTAATGTACCAAATTGTGTGTCATTTGGTCAGTTAGCTTAACTTAATCAGTATTGCAGCTATATATTCCCACCCACTCAGTTTCTatattgcttatcctgtacattgTCACAGGTAGCCTGGAGACTATCCGAGGTAGACCCGGCACACAAGGCAGAAGTACACCCATAATGGGGTGCCAAGTCATCATAAGGCACACTAGCAGACACGTACTCAAACACTCCTTTATACATTACAGGAAATTTGAATTTGGACCTGAATCGAAACCTTGTACATTCCTGaacatttattttagaataaacAAATAGGCTCATACCTTTGTGGAACAGGAGGAATCTCAGGCGAGTACTGCTCGGCAGATGACGATACCTGCTGCTCCCCGGCTTCAACTTCCAAACTGCACAACGATGCAGACAACTAAGGGACAAATATTaaagagcttaattattactaGGTTAAGAACTACAGTTTTAGTACAATTATGAACTTCTGCTAAT
Protein-coding regions in this window:
- the maf1a gene encoding repressor of RNA polymerase III transcription MAF1 homolog isoform X1, which codes for MKLLENSSFEAINTQLTIETGNCKIIGRIESYSCKMAGEDKQMFKQFCQEGLPHVLEALSPPQSSGISPNKLSHSQSGDEAEGPLSDKCSRKTLFYLIATLNESFRPDYDFSRTRGHDFSREPSVNWVFNAVNSSLSAAAGEAYSRLQPQLWEAIDSEISLTECDIYSYNPDLDSDPYGEEGNLWSFNYFFHNKRLKRIVFFTCRSVSLFMTSRDPSIGTELDLDLGEGSFAEDENIDEERYRPLCAQ
- the maf1a gene encoding repressor of RNA polymerase III transcription MAF1 homolog isoform X2, translated to MAGEDKQMFKQFCQEGLPHVLEALSPPQSSGISPNKLSHSQSGDEAEGPLSDKCSRKTLFYLIATLNESFRPDYDFSRTRGHDFSREPSVNWVFNAVNSSLSAAAGEAYSRLQPQLWEAIDSEISLTECDIYSYNPDLDSDPYGEEGNLWSFNYFFHNKRLKRIVFFTCRSVSLFMTSRDPSIGTELDLDLGEGSFAEDENIDEERYRPLCAQ